The genomic interval CTGAAGAATTAGCCTCTAAGAAAAAAGGAGAAGGTCTTTTCCCTGAAGTAAATTATAAAACTTCTGGTATGACTTACGAAATCAAAGGAATTGAAACTATTAACGGAAAAGATTACTATGTCTTGACAACTAATAATGGTGAAAGCCAATCATTTGATTACTTCGATGTTGCTACAAACTTGAAATACAAAACAATTTCAATTTCTAAACAAGGCGAAGAAACAGTAGAATCTACAATCGTTTATGATGATTACAAAGATGTAAACGGATTTTTATTCGCTCATAAACTAACTCAAACTGCTGGAGAGATGAGTCTTTCTGGAACAGTACAAACAATTGAGTTTAATGGCGAAGTTGACAAGACTATGTTTGAATAAAATTTATTGAATTAATCCAAAGGGTTTCAAGCAGGTATGTGATGCATCACGTATTTACTTGAAACCCTTTTTTATTTTCAGGCAACCTATCTCATTTTTCAATTGTAATGAAGAAACAAATCACATTACAATATGAAATCAATTTTTACACTTATTACGAGCTTCTCTTTATGCTCGGTTTTTGCACAAAATGTAACCCTAGACCCCAATTTTGGTAATGCTGGAATCACATTTACCCCAAACACTTCTGAAATTAACGACCTTGCGATCGGATCTGATGGTTCCATTTTCAGTTCTGGATACAGTATTGAAGCAGGAGGAAGTGGGATTTATCATTTGACAGTAACAAAACACAACAGTGATGGTTCGATTGCTACCAACTTTGGAACAAATGGAATCGCAAACACTATTATTGATTATTCCGAATTTCCATTAGATCTGAAAATCCAAGCGGATGGAAAAATTTTGGTTTCAGGATCAACTTACCTTGGGCCAACACAAAATGGACCTGGTGATTACAAATCATTTGTGGTACGTTATTCAACTGACGGTACTTTAGATGCAAGTTTTGGAACAAACGGAATCTTTCAATTAATTCACTCGGATAGTCATATTGCTTCCATTATTACCTTAACTGATGGATCAATTCTATTAGCAGGAAACAGTTATGGAAGTGCTGCAATTAGTAAACTGAATTCAAACGGAGTTCTTGATAATCAATTTGGAACAAATGGCACGAGTCACCTATCTGACATGAATTACAGCTTTATTCTTTGGAGTGCTATTTTACTACAAGACAATACGATTCTTTGTGTTGGATATGAAAACTCTGAATCAAATAACTCAAAGCTTACTTACTGCAAAGTAGATACAAATGGGGATTTCATTCCTGCTTTCGGACAAAATGGAAAAGTCATTATAGATTTATCAAACACAACCCCAGAAATAACTGAATTATTTTCCATGGTCAAAGAAAGTGCTGATGGGAAAATTTTAATCGGTGGTTACGCATCCACCAATATTTTACTTCAAATTCATCCAAATGGAACCCCGGATAATTCATTTGGAACGAACGGAATATTGAATCATCCCTATCCTTTTACTGATTTTGAGTTTCAGGAAGACGGGAGAATTCTGATTGGCGGAAACAAAGAAATGAGTGAGTACAATTATGGTTACACCGTTACAAGACTTCTTGAAAATGGGAATTTGGATTCTTATTTCAACAGCGTAGGAACATTTGATTTAGATATTTCAACTGGACATGATTATCTTCAATCCATGAAAGTAGATGAAGATCGAATCATTGTTGGCGGTTCTTCCAAGCAAAATTCAATTTCAAATTTCACCTTAGCAAGTATTGATATCAGTCAAAGTTTATCGATTCAAGAAATTGCTGGTGAATCATTTAACACTTACCCTACTCCATGTGAGGATTACCTTTTTATTAAAACAACAGATTTAATCATCCAAAAAATAGAGTTAGTAGATGCTGCAGGAAAGTATATCGATGTATCTACTCATTCACTTGAAACAAATACAATCAATACAACACATTTATCAGGCGGAGTGTATCAATTAGTTCTAACTACAGCTGATGGAAATCTATTCGTACAAAAAATCGTGAAAAAGTAAGATTGAGATTCCGTAAATACTACCTTTAATCCATGGAATTGAAATCATATTTTGAGTGTTTCGATATTTTTACTTCTGGAGAAATTGATTATGCTATTAGCCTATTTTCGAAGCGAAAGTTAAATAAAGGTGATTATTTCATTCAAGAAGGTCAAAAATGTTCAGAAGTTGCTTTCGTTCAAAAAGGAATATTCAGATCTTTTTATGCCTCACAATCTGGAGATGAAATCACCTATTGTTTTCGTTTTCCGAATGAGTTAATCGCTGCTTATTCTTCTTTCATTACTGGAAATCCCAGTGTGGAAAACCTGCAAGCACTTTCACCAGCAGAGCTATTGATTATCCAACAAAAAGATATTGACTTATTGGTGAAAGAAAATCCAAAATGGGTAACGTTTTTGAGAATAATTGCAGAACAAAATTATTTAGAACTTGAAACTCGGGTATTTCAATTGCAACGAGATTCAGCGCAAGAGCGGTATCAAAACATGCTTAAAAAGCAGCCACAGTATATTCAACAAATTCCCTTACAGTACCTTGCCTCTTATTTAGGAATTACACAACGTCACTTGAGCCGAATTCGGAAACAACTCGTTTTTGAGACAAATGTCCTGTAGATTACATGAATGACTCTTTAACTTTGCTCTAAACAACTGAAATGAACAAAAAAATAGTAATCATCAATGGTCATCCAAATGCAAATTCATTCAACTTTGGACTTGCAGAAGCATACAAAAAAGGAGCAGAAATAGCTGGTGCTGAAATCAAAGAAATTGTCATTGCGGAATTAAATTTCAATCCAAATTTGCAATTTGGTTATCAAAAAAGAACCGAACTAGAACCCGATTTACTCGAAGCGTGGGAGAAAATCAAATGGGCAGATCATTTGGTTTGGATTCATCCAGTTTGGTGGGGTGGTTTACCCGCGATTACCAAAGGATTTATTGATCGGTTATTCCTTCCAGGGTTTGCCTTTCAATACCGCGAAAACTCTTCTTTTTGGGACAAACTATTGAAAGGGAAAACAGCACACATCATTACAACTTTGGATCAACCCGGCTGGTTCTATCGGTTCTATTTTAGAAGACCAAGTGTGAATCAATTGAAGAGATCTACTTTGCAATTCTGTGGAATTAGCCCTGTGAAAGTGAGTTATATTGCGATTGTCAAAAACTCATCTACAGGAATGCGTGAAAAGTGGCTAAAAAAAGTTGAGAATTGGGGAAAAGGGCTGAAATAATAAAAACTATGTTTTCTATGTGAGCTATGTGGTTAAATGGAAACCACATAGAAACAGAGGGAACATAGCATGAAATCAAACACTTCCATTCTGTAATCCACCCGTATGAAGAAAAATAACAGTCTGAGGAGTTTGGAAATCCTGCTGTTCCAACCAATTCATTAAGGCATAAAATGCTTTTCCAGTATAGATTTTATCCAGTGGCAAATCGAATTCAGCCTTACGATCTTGGATAAAATCTATTAATTCTTGGTTCCATTTTCCATAACCTCCAAAATGGGATTCAGAGTGCACTTCTACTCGATTTATATATTCGGTTATCGTTTCTTCATCTATCAGAAAAGGAAAAAGCTGTTTGCGCATTTCGGCTGTCGAATCAAATCCTTTCAAAACAGGAACGACATGTAAAGTTGTGTTCTCATTTGAACCAACCAGCAAACCGCAGCTGGTCGTCGTTGTTCCCTGGGCTACAAATAAATGATCAACCTGATCGGGCAATTCCTTCCAAATTTCCTGGCAACCAACCAACCCGTAATAATTCGAGCCACCTTCAGGAATTAACAAAAAAGACGGATATGCTTCTTTCCAACCTTCTTGACAACTTTTCTCGTTACGTTCATCATAGGATTCTCTCGGAACAAATAACAGCTCCATTCCCAATTCTGAACAGCGTTTCAAATTATCGTTGCTCGTTGCTGTCAACTCCTCTCCGCGAACAATTCCAATCGATTTCATTCCTGCTAATTGACAAGCTGCAGCGGTTGCCAACAAGTGATTCGAATAAGCTCCTCCAAAAGTCAGAATCCCGTCTTTCTTTTGAAATTGCACCAATTCGATGTTGTATTTCAGTTTACGCCATTTGTTCCCAGAAACTTCCGGATGAATCAAATCGTCGCGTTTTACAAGTAACCGAATATTCTTAAACTTAGACGAATCAAGCTTTATTTCTTGTAAAATGGATTTTGAAGATTCGAATAGCTCCATGAAATGTTTAATTTTGTAGAATGAATGATGATTTTCGTCCGCTCCCCAAAAATAATGGTTTAGATCCAGATGACTTTTATTATACACCAGAAGGTTATATTGTTTTTACAGAGAAGTATCATTTAAAGCGCGGACATTGCTGTAAAAGTGGCTGCAGACATTGTCCGTATGGATACGATAAACGAACAGACACTTTTAAGAAACATTCCGAATAATTGAAAATTATCATTTTTTTATCTCCGGAATAAATAGCGTCGAATTCTACCACCTCGTTTGGCGCCATTCTTTTTGTTCCGTTTTGGAAAGGAATGTCCAACAAACGATACGGCTTCTTTTATTTCCTGTTCCCATTGGAATTGTTTTGATTTGAACAGCTTGATTCTTATCCAATGACTGATAGATTCCTTTCAAATTGGATTCTTTTGAGACCAAGGACGAAAACCAGTAACAGTTTTTAGAGAACTTTTTACTTTCCTGAATCATGTTCATGAGAAACTGAAATTCTCCTCCTTCACAAATCAGTTCGTTGCTATTTCCAGAAAAATTAAGTTCTGGCATTTTTAACTGTTTCCCTGAAAGGTTTTTGATTTTTCTTCGTGTTCCGTTTTGTGCATCATCCAAGGACGAGTGAAAAGGTGGATTGCAGATTGTCAGATCAAATTTTTCTTCGTTTCCTATAATTCCACTAAAAATAGCTTTCGGTCTTGTTTGTAAACGACATGTAATCTTATTTCGAAGAGAAGAATTGGCCTCCACAACATGCCGTGAAGAAGCAACCGATTTCGGATCAATGTCAGACCCAATAAAACTCCAGTCGTATTCCGTAACTCCAAGAATGGGATAAATACATGTGGCTCCAACGCCAACATCCAAACAGGTGATTTGATTCCCCTGCGGAATACCATTCGGATTGTTTTCAGCTAACAAATCGGCCATGTGATGAATATAATCAGCTCTTCCAGGAATTGGCGGACATAAGTTCTCATCTGGAAATTCCCAATTCCTTATTCCATAATAATAATTCAGTAAAGCCTTGTTCAGAAGTTTGACCGCAGCTGGACTTGAAAAATCAATGGAATCGTCACCAAATTTATTTGGTTTTACATAACTTTTCAACTCCGGAGTAGAATGGATTAAAGCAGTTAAATCATAACGTTCTCGGTTTTTGTTTCGAATGTGCAATCTTTCCACACTGCTCCTCTTCTCAGCCTGCAACTTATCAAATTTAGATTTGTCCATTTTGGAATTGTTCAATTAACCAACGTATTCCGCGAACAATCGCTCCACTTCCTTCTCCAAATCAGGTGTTCTTCCTGGATGTGGCCGTGACGTTTGAATGATGGAACTTCTCACAGCTGTTAGCCAACGAAAACGCTCTGGTAATTCCTCACAGGCAATTGGTCCGCCAGCTTTAGATCCGAGAGCAATTAATTCAAAGGCTTTCAAATTTGCTTTTACTTGATCGATATCCAATTCACATTTAAACCAAGCTAAACGCTCTTCGTCCAATTCGATTTTCGCCTGAATAAATTTTTCCCGCTTCGAAAACAAGATAATCCCGACATTGATGAATTCTTCGCGCTCTACCATTGGTACCAACCGAATTACAGCATATTCATATAAGAACATTTCGGGCAGTTTTAGCTTCGTTTACAAAATTGGCAGAATGATTCAAGCGAATGGTTAAAAATTGCTTGTACACTTCTCTAATTTCATCTGGAGTAGCATCCAAATCTTCCCAGTTCAACCACACATCAGGAATGGAATCCACTAATTGATGGATTTTTTCTTCACTCAATTTAGAGCGACAAAATGTATCTGCTTCGTCCATCTTAGAGGCTTGAGGCAAAAGTACATGGTCTTTGACATATACAAAATTGCTGCTTGCCGTTTTCTCCCAATTGTCCCAAGTATGATGAAAATAGAACGAAGCACCGTGATCAATTAGCCATAATTCCTTCTTCCAAATCAACATATTGGTATTTCGGAAAGTTCGATCTATGTTCGTAATAAAGGCATCCAACCACACAATTTTAGAAGCAGTTTCTTCATCTACTTTCGTCACAACTGGATCGAAGGTAATTGCTCCAGAAAGAAAATGTAATCCTAGATTTAAGCCATGACTTGCGCGCAATAAGTCTTGAATTTCTTCATCAGCTTCTGAACGTCCAAAATCTTCATCTAAATGAATGAAAACCAATTCGGGAACTTTAAATCCAAGCATTCGAGCAATTTCTCCACCTAAAAACTCTGAAATCAATGCTTTTACGCCATGTCCAGCACCACGAAATTTCAATACATACTTGAAATCATCGTCTGCATCCACCAAAGCTGGAAGAGATCCTCCCTCTCTCAACGGAGAAATATACCGTGTTACGTTTACTGTTCTTAGAAAATCCAACATCATCATATCTTGCTTTGTTAAAGCTTATCCTCACAATTTTCGCACTGACGTTTGTCATTGATTCTACTTATCCTCACAATTTTCGCACTGACGTTTGTCATTAATTCTACTTATCCTCACAATTTTCGCACTGACGTTTGTCATTAATTCGTCTTCGATAGCTATGCTATCTCTTCTTTGCGAATTCCATTTTCAGGTACTTTCCCAGAATACTGAGACAAAATACTCTTAATATACTTGATATCCGCATCCACATCTCCTGTTGGCGTAAACAAAGAATGGAATCCTCCAATTTTTCGTTTGTAATCGATGTAACCAATGTAAATAGGAACATTCGCATTTTGAGCAATGTAATAAAATCCTTTTTTCCACTTTGGTTGGTAACTTCTCGTTCCTTCGGGTGTGAAAACCATGAAACATTTTTCGTTCTCATTGAAATATTTCACAGCCTGTTCAGTAATATTATTCGTCGTTTTCTTACGATCTACAGGAACTCCACCCATTGCCTTTAAAAGATATCCGAGTGGAAAAAAAAACAAATCTTTCTTAATTAAGAATTTCCCATTAACGTTGTAGTGCGAAAAAGCAATTTTTCCAATTATAAAGTCCCAGTTAGAAGTATGTGGCCCCATCACTACAACTGCCTTATTAACACCCACTGGAGTGTGATTGTCTATCTTCCAACCAAATAGCTTAAGAAGCCAGAAAAAGAATTTTCCCATGAAACAAAGTTACAATTTCAATAAAAAATTACCTTTATGATATGCAAATAAAAAAACGCTTTTATTCAGCCTTCCTTGTAGTGCTACTTACTGCTTCTAGTTTATTGATTTTTATTTGTATAAACATACTTTCTACAAGTCCCAATAATCCTCACATTCCTATTCCAATAGATGTAAAATGGATTATTCGTTTAGATGCTGAATCATACATCAAAAGAGAAGTTTACAATACACTTTTCACTGAAAAAGACGATGTTTTTATCCAACAACTCAGAGATATCTATGAAAATAATACCAATGAGGAATCTAAAAAGAAATCCCTCCACTTAGATTTACAAGAAGATGCGGTGGTTTATGGAATAGAACGTGACGGTAAAAATTTACTTGTTATTGCTGTACAAACTCAAAACAGCTCTGCATTCAATGAAAATATATTGGATTACTGTAAATCCAATCAAATTGGAAAATCAGAAGGGCATAACGCGCTATTTATTACTCAATTGAGCGGAAAAAAATCCAGTAAGAAAGAGCTAGAAGGATACATCTCTCAATTATTTCAAGCGCCAATCATTGAATTGCAGAAAGCGGCTCCAGAAAAGAATGAATTCATTGCCTTAGATTTCAAAAAACTCCCTACTTCAACTGGTTTTTCAAGTTTAAACCTGTCGATTCAACATCAAGATGAAGAAATTAATTTGGAAGGAGAATTGGTGTATCCTAAAAAATTGGAGAACAGCTTGAAATTTGGACTAAAACCAAAAGGAGTATACATTTATTCTCGATTCATTTCTGAAAAATTACCCGATACCTTATTGAATTTTTTACCTGCTGGAATTCCTCATTTCAAAGATATTCAAGCTTATGCGGTAGATTTCAAAGGAACATATTTAGAAGATCCAAAAGATAGTCTACCAAGCATCATTGGCTTCTTACCAACTCCAGTAATGAATCTGATTATTCAAACTAAAAACAAGTGTAAGGTAGAAGATTTATGGAAGAGCTTTCCAAAATCTGTACGCAAATCAAATCTTACCTTGAGCTTTGGAAATACGGTATTTCACTTGAAACAACTTTCTGAAAACACTTATTTCATTGGTGTAGATCCTTCTGCGATTATTCCTTATTCTGGAAATGACATTTTCTTCATCAAAGGGCATTTGGAAAAATCAACCAAAATATACGGAAGTACTTTTGTTACTGCCTTCATTGAAAACATGGGGCCAGTTAAAGCATTTAATGATTTCTTGAAAAGTACTGAATCCATAAACATTGAAATCAAACCTAAGAAAGGAACTCTTTATGCGATTATCGGACAAATCAAGTTCAAGAAAACCAAGTATCCGCTTCATGAAATAAGTAAAATGGTATTGACTTTAAGTCTTTTTGATCAAAGTTTCGGTGGACTTTCAGCTCATTAAACGTAACGAACTTTTACCGTCACTGCTTTATCTTCTTTTAGAGAAAATTTAAAACTATCATATTTTGGTTTACTCCAAGATGTGTGATAGTAATCCGCGAATCCGAACCCTTCGTCAGGCATCAGCATGGTATAGTCCATTTCCTTATTCTTATTTTCGTCGTCTAAAAGAGCCATACCATACTCTCCCGATTCAATTCCAGTGAAGGTACAAGTAATTGTATTGTTTTTCATTTCACTTTTATCAACTGTCTTTATTTTCCAAGCAAGTCCTTTGTTGTAGTTTTCTGCACTTCGAAAAATTTGAAGCTGAATATTTCCAGTACTATTACGAATATTGGTTACTTTAACGGTAATTGTATGATAAGCTGGTGTTTTAAATGATACAGACACTAAACTCACTAATGCAATTAGAATGAAGCTTAAAAAAAATCTTTTCATGGTACTAAAATAGATGTGCGATATAAATTTAATTGTTCTGACTGAAACTTTTTCAAACTGAAATCAGATTTAACAATTTCTTGAAATAGTTGGGGGCTTCTACTAATCGAGAACCATACCAAGAAAAGAACTCACCATCAACCAAAATAACCTGGCTATTAGGAAACTGCACTTGAAGTTCTTCGATATGTTTTTCTTTGAATGGAAAAGGTTCTGAACTCAGAAAAATAAAATCAGGATTCAATTTTTCCAGATTCACTTGCGGATAACGATCTTGTTGAACCGCGTTTTTAAACCCCAAACGTTCTAGCATTGCATCGATAAACGTATTTCCAGCCGCTGCGATATACGGATTTTTCCAAATCAGATAAAGTACACTTCCTCTTTTCTTTGCGGGTTCGTTGATTGTAGAAAAATTCGTTTGAATCCTTGATACAATTTCAGTAGCTTTTTCAGTTGTTCCAGTAATCTCTCCTAGCTTCTGAATCATCTCCAACGCATCTTCCAAATTGAAAATATCGCTCATCCAAGTTGGACATAAGTTTTGTAAAGCTTCAATATCCGATTGATTATTTTCTTCCTTATTTCCAATAATCAAATCCGGATTCAAAGACTGAATCAACTCAATTTTCGCATTTTTTGTTCCACCTATTAATTGAATTTCTTTCCGTAACTCTTTCGGATGAACACAAAACTTGGTAATCCCAACTAAGCGGTCTTTCAATCCTAAATCGACCAACAACTCGGTTTGAGATGGAACCAACGATACAATACGCGAAACGGTGGAATGAATCTCCACCGTTCGCTGCATTTGATCTGTATATTTTATTTTATCCATTCAAACTTTTATGTTCTTCCGCGGTAGGTTTATTTATGCCAAAGAAGCAATCACATCCTGACGAGTCAAGATTTTCTTATCACCATTAGCGCGCTCTACTATAACCGCCGGTGTTTGCTCATTGATTAATTTCGCTACCTCTTCCAATTTCGCTGTTCCTTGAACTACTGGGAAAGGTTTTTGCATAATTTTCGAAATCGGCGTGTCTCTCAAAGTAGGATTATCAACCAACAATTGATAAACCTGAGAATCATTCAAAGAACCAACCAATTCTCCGTCTCTTAAAACTGGAATTTGAGAAATGTTGTATTTACGCATTTTCATAATTGCATGTGAAACTAATTCTTCCGAATACAAGGTTACCAAAGGCAAATCTGCATGACGAGCAATTACATCTTCAGCTGTTTTGAACTCTTCTTCCAAGAATCCACGCTCACGCATCCAATCATCGTTAAAAATTTTACCCACATAACGACTTCCATGATCGTGGAATAAAACAACCACTACATCATTTTCTGTTAATTGATCTTGCAATTGCAACAATCCACCAATCGCTGCACCAGCAGAATTACCTACAAAAATCCCTTCTTCACGCGCCAAACGACGAGTGTAAACGGCTGCATCTTTATCTGTTACTTTTTCAAACAAATCAATCACATCAAAATCTACATTTGCAGGAAGAATATCTTCTCCAATTCCTTCAGTGATATATGGATAAATCTCATTTTCATCAAAAATTCCAG from Fluviicola taffensis DSM 16823 carries:
- a CDS encoding 1-acyl-sn-glycerol-3-phosphate acyltransferase — translated: MGKFFFWLLKLFGWKIDNHTPVGVNKAVVVMGPHTSNWDFIIGKIAFSHYNVNGKFLIKKDLFFFPLGYLLKAMGGVPVDRKKTTNNITEQAVKYFNENEKCFMVFTPEGTRSYQPKWKKGFYYIAQNANVPIYIGYIDYKRKIGGFHSLFTPTGDVDADIKYIKSILSQYSGKVPENGIRKEEIA
- a CDS encoding HipA family kinase; this encodes MMMLDFLRTVNVTRYISPLREGGSLPALVDADDDFKYVLKFRGAGHGVKALISEFLGGEIARMLGFKVPELVFIHLDEDFGRSEADEEIQDLLRASHGLNLGLHFLSGAITFDPVVTKVDEETASKIVWLDAFITNIDRTFRNTNMLIWKKELWLIDHGASFYFHHTWDNWEKTASSNFVYVKDHVLLPQASKMDEADTFCRSKLSEEKIHQLVDSIPDVWLNWEDLDATPDEIREVYKQFLTIRLNHSANFVNEAKTARNVLI
- a CDS encoding 1-aminocyclopropane-1-carboxylate deaminase/D-cysteine desulfhydrase, with amino-acid sequence MELFESSKSILQEIKLDSSKFKNIRLLVKRDDLIHPEVSGNKWRKLKYNIELVQFQKKDGILTFGGAYSNHLLATAAACQLAGMKSIGIVRGEELTATSNDNLKRCSELGMELLFVPRESYDERNEKSCQEGWKEAYPSFLLIPEGGSNYYGLVGCQEIWKELPDQVDHLFVAQGTTTTSCGLLVGSNENTTLHVVPVLKGFDSTAEMRKQLFPFLIDEETITEYINRVEVHSESHFGGYGKWNQELIDFIQDRKAEFDLPLDKIYTGKAFYALMNWLEQQDFQTPQTVIFLHTGGLQNGSV
- a CDS encoding pyridoxal-phosphate dependent enzyme — protein: MKVYNNILETIGNTPLVKLNKLTKNCKATVLAKVETTNPGNSVKDRMAVKMVEDAEKSGVLKPGGTIIEGTSGNTGMGLALVAIIKGYKLICVLNDKQSKEKMDILRAVGAEVVVCPTAVEPSDPRSYYSVSKRLAKEIPNSWYVNQYDNLSNRTAHYEQTGPEIWEQTEGKVTHFIVGVGTGGTISGVGKSLKEKNPNIKIWGIDTYGSVFKKYKETGIFDENEIYPYITEGIGEDILPANVDFDVIDLFEKVTDKDAAVYTRRLAREEGIFVGNSAGAAIGGLLQLQDQLTENDVVVVLFHDHGSRYVGKIFNDDWMRERGFLEEEFKTAEDVIARHADLPLVTLYSEELVSHAIMKMRKYNISQIPVLRDGELVGSLNDSQVYQLLVDNPTLRDTPISKIMQKPFPVVQGTAKLEEVAKLINEQTPAVIVERANGDKKILTRQDVIASLA
- a CDS encoding T9SS type A sorting domain-containing protein translates to MKSIFTLITSFSLCSVFAQNVTLDPNFGNAGITFTPNTSEINDLAIGSDGSIFSSGYSIEAGGSGIYHLTVTKHNSDGSIATNFGTNGIANTIIDYSEFPLDLKIQADGKILVSGSTYLGPTQNGPGDYKSFVVRYSTDGTLDASFGTNGIFQLIHSDSHIASIITLTDGSILLAGNSYGSAAISKLNSNGVLDNQFGTNGTSHLSDMNYSFILWSAILLQDNTILCVGYENSESNNSKLTYCKVDTNGDFIPAFGQNGKVIIDLSNTTPEITELFSMVKESADGKILIGGYASTNILLQIHPNGTPDNSFGTNGILNHPYPFTDFEFQEDGRILIGGNKEMSEYNYGYTVTRLLENGNLDSYFNSVGTFDLDISTGHDYLQSMKVDEDRIIVGGSSKQNSISNFTLASIDISQSLSIQEIAGESFNTYPTPCEDYLFIKTTDLIIQKIELVDAAGKYIDVSTHSLETNTINTTHLSGGVYQLVLTTADGNLFVQKIVKK
- a CDS encoding DUF5522 domain-containing protein encodes the protein MNDDFRPLPKNNGLDPDDFYYTPEGYIVFTEKYHLKRGHCCKSGCRHCPYGYDKRTDTFKKHSE
- the rlmF gene encoding 23S rRNA (adenine(1618)-N(6))-methyltransferase RlmF produces the protein MDKSKFDKLQAEKRSSVERLHIRNKNRERYDLTALIHSTPELKSYVKPNKFGDDSIDFSSPAAVKLLNKALLNYYYGIRNWEFPDENLCPPIPGRADYIHHMADLLAENNPNGIPQGNQITCLDVGVGATCIYPILGVTEYDWSFIGSDIDPKSVASSRHVVEANSSLRNKITCRLQTRPKAIFSGIIGNEEKFDLTICNPPFHSSLDDAQNGTRRKIKNLSGKQLKMPELNFSGNSNELICEGGEFQFLMNMIQESKKFSKNCYWFSSLVSKESNLKGIYQSLDKNQAVQIKTIPMGTGNKRSRIVCWTFLSKTEQKEWRQTRW
- a CDS encoding Crp/Fnr family transcriptional regulator, producing the protein MELKSYFECFDIFTSGEIDYAISLFSKRKLNKGDYFIQEGQKCSEVAFVQKGIFRSFYASQSGDEITYCFRFPNELIAAYSSFITGNPSVENLQALSPAELLIIQQKDIDLLVKENPKWVTFLRIIAEQNYLELETRVFQLQRDSAQERYQNMLKKQPQYIQQIPLQYLASYLGITQRHLSRIRKQLVFETNVL
- a CDS encoding DUF3037 domain-containing protein, whose translation is MFLYEYAVIRLVPMVEREEFINVGIILFSKREKFIQAKIELDEERLAWFKCELDIDQVKANLKAFELIALGSKAGGPIACEELPERFRWLTAVRSSIIQTSRPHPGRTPDLEKEVERLFAEYVG
- a CDS encoding NAD(P)H-dependent oxidoreductase is translated as MNKKIVIINGHPNANSFNFGLAEAYKKGAEIAGAEIKEIVIAELNFNPNLQFGYQKRTELEPDLLEAWEKIKWADHLVWIHPVWWGGLPAITKGFIDRLFLPGFAFQYRENSSFWDKLLKGKTAHIITTLDQPGWFYRFYFRRPSVNQLKRSTLQFCGISPVKVSYIAIVKNSSTGMREKWLKKVENWGKGLK
- a CDS encoding DUF2141 domain-containing protein; translation: MKRFFLSFILIALVSLVSVSFKTPAYHTITVKVTNIRNSTGNIQLQIFRSAENYNKGLAWKIKTVDKSEMKNNTITCTFTGIESGEYGMALLDDENKNKEMDYTMLMPDEGFGFADYYHTSWSKPKYDSFKFSLKEDKAVTVKVRYV
- a CDS encoding ABC transporter substrate-binding protein — its product is MDKIKYTDQMQRTVEIHSTVSRIVSLVPSQTELLVDLGLKDRLVGITKFCVHPKELRKEIQLIGGTKNAKIELIQSLNPDLIIGNKEENNQSDIEALQNLCPTWMSDIFNLEDALEMIQKLGEITGTTEKATEIVSRIQTNFSTINEPAKKRGSVLYLIWKNPYIAAAGNTFIDAMLERLGFKNAVQQDRYPQVNLEKLNPDFIFLSSEPFPFKEKHIEELQVQFPNSQVILVDGEFFSWYGSRLVEAPNYFKKLLNLISV